TGGTGAACAAGCGATCAGCTCCAAGCAAGTGAATGAGCCGGTCGATCGGGGTGTAAATCTTCAAAGATGTAAGCCAGGACAGAAAGCCTACCAACAGCAGTGAGGCGCCGCTGACAAACAGAATCAGCTTGGAAATGAATACCATCGGCTTCAGAATCGCACTGACAGGCGAAGCCGACACATATATCCACTCGGTGCCTATGCGGGATAAGATCCCGAAAGAGACCGCATACGTATTTCCTTCCCATTCGTACAGAAAGGAGTCCGACTCGATTCCCCGCTGGAGCACTTCATACTTCAAACTGTGCCGGAAGGAGCTTTCCGCGCTCGTGCCGGTACTGGGTAACAACACATCTCCGTCCGTCTGCATGAAGAATGTATCTCCGACATTATAAGGCGTCAGCGTATTTAACAGACTTGACAGTTTGCCCGTATCGAGACGAATCATGAGTGCTCCAATTGATTCCGGCTCGGCGGCCGGTATTTTATGAACCAGAACCAGATCCTGCTTTGCCGCTTCGTCCGGGCTCTTCGGCCGCTGTTTCGTCCAGAAAAGGAGTGTCGCATAGGAGAGCAGTTGATTATAACTGTCAATCGCAGCTTTGTCGGTTAGAATGTCGTATTCCGGACTTAGCAGGTAAGGCGCGGAACCGTTCACAAACAGCTCCACCCGGCTTGCCAGCGGACTCGAGCCCTGCATCACCTTTAAGGTTGTGATGATATCTCTGGTTGTTTCGAACTCCCTTCCGAAATTCATCGTTTTTAAGTCGCTGTTGAATTTCGGGTCGAGAGCCCAGTGAGCAATTGACGATTCGAGATGAAAAAATTGCTCGTCGATATGAGCGACTCTTTGCTGAATCTGGTTCTTATGAAGCTGAAGCAGCTCGTTCTCCAAACGAACGCCGGCGAACCAATAAATAACAGCGCCTACGATAAGACCCGGAATACTGGAGATGACCAGAATCAAAAGCAGACTCTTGCGGAAAAACCCTCTCTTTATCAATCACTAATACACCCCTCTGTCGATTGTGAAACCTATATGATGAGAAGTGCAGTGTAAGCGGTTTCTATACTTATTATATCTCACTTGCCATACTGCTCCTACTTAATTTGTCAATATTATCCTAAATCCGTGATCAAGATTCGCGAGATGCCAAGCTCCTTCACGCTTCGCGGCTCTTACCCGCCATTCTTGGAGATTTGCGTAGATCTGCGTGCAGCATCAAAATAAGCGAGGAGTATCTAGAATGGAATCAACCTGAAGTTAAATTTAAAGAAGCTATCCATTTTGGATAGCTTCTTTTTTTCAGGATAATAATTGGCATTTACAGCGGATTTAACAAGGATTGCTCTTTATTAATTTAAGCGCGCTGTTATTTAGCTAGTACTTGTGAAAGAAAATTGTTGGTCCGTACCGCCATTGTCTGTCCATTGGATCGTATCGGCTCCATTAGCTGTCGAACCATCGGTAATATCAAGCACCTTGCGGCTTTTGACGTTCATGATTTTGAAGTAGCCGTTACCGGTGGTGATAATCCGAAACTGCTGGTTTAATCCGCCGTTATCCGTATATTGGATATTATTCGCCCCATCTGCGCTTGAGCCGCTGCTAATGTCCATTATTTTGCCGCTGTTCCGGTTTTTAATCTTGTAGTAACGGCCGCCAACATCGATGAACTGCCAATGCTGGCTCGTCCAGCCGCCATCCGTGTACTGCTCAATTTGAGCACCATCAAGCGTTGAGCCGTTTGTAACTCCGAGAAGCTTGGCACTGTTGCGATTACTGATCTTATAAAAGCTCGTCGTATTAACCGGTTGGTTATTCGAGCCGGAGATCGCTCCCGTCGCCGTATCGATCGTCAACTCGTCGTACCAGTTCATCGAAAGTGTTGTACTTGTAGGGAAGGTGAGCGGCAGCCACACATATTCTGACGTGTTGACCGCTCCCCCCCATGCTCCCGCCCAACGGTCGCCCATATATAGATAAGAAGTAGTCGAGGAGCCTTCTACAGGAATTACGTAAGCAGATTGCGAGTTATACGTATTGGAATTGCTGAAGTTTGTCGGATTTGTCCAAGTTCCTTCTATACTGGATGCAGTCGCATATTTGGCCTGGTTCGGAGCCCAGCCCGTAGCGCCGGATGTAATGAGGAAGTAGGTAGATCCACGCTTAAACATAGCTGGAGCCTCTCGATATTGTCCAACCCAAAGCGTATGCACAAGCGCATCGACACCGAGGAAATCAGATGTCAGACGATAAATGTTAAGGTCGGCATTCACCCGCGTAGACGAAATCAAGTAAGCTGTGCCATTGTCGTTATAGACTGTCATATCACGCGAATCGTAGTCGAGAGGACGGAAACTGCCGTGATAAGTATAAGGTCCTTCGATATTGCTTGAGGAGGCGACGGCAACGCGGGCTTCCCCATAGTCAACTCCATTTTCTTTATGCATCCAAAGTACGTACTTGCTCGTCGACGCATTATAAATGATTTTTGGACGTTCGATATTCGCTGTCGCGAGTTCGCCGCCCATAGCCTTAGTTATGATGTTGGCGCGCAGCTCCCAATTTTTTAAATCCGAAGATCGATATAGTGCTACCAGGTTTGTGCCGTCACGATTTTCACCAACCCAATAATAGTAGCTTCCGACCTTGATCATGCCGCCACCGTGAGCCTGAATCGGGTTACTGCTTGTATCCTTGAACTGGAATCCATTGTTACTGATCGTTACCGATGCTGCACTGGCTGGAACCGCCACGATGTTTAAACAAAGACCGAGAACAACCATTAACGTAAACACTAGCTTCGTTTTCTTCTTCATTTCTTAAACCTCCCATCATAATGGTGTTTTCTTGCGGCAAGCGTAGAGACACTGCCTAAAAAATAAAGCGCTTTCACCTCCTTGCAAAATCAGATTAAAGACTAGCCCTTCGATACAATTGTAACTGAAGACTATTCTTTAATTAGCCAATTATTTTTTCTATTGTAAAAATATTTTGACTTTTTCGATGATAGAAACATCTAAATAGGGCCGCTCATTCGTTCGTGGCGGCCCCGTTATGCGGCCTTAGAGAAGCATTCCTCCGGAAGCCTCAATCCGTTGCCCATTTATCCAGCCCATTTCAGACAGACATAAAGAAGCGACAATTCCTCCAATATCATCGGGTTCTCCTGCTCTGCCTAACACTGTCAGTGAACTGATATAATCTTTCATTCCTTGATTGTGTTTCAAAGCCCCCCCGCCGAAATCCGTAGCGATCGCTCCTGGGGCTACCGTATTGACCCGAATCCCTCTAGGTCCCAATTCCTTAGCCATATACTTCGTCAGAATTTCCACCGCCCCTTTCATTGCCGCATATGCACCGAAGCCTTCAATCGAAAACCTGGTCAATCCCGTTGAAACGTTGACAATCGCTCCACCATCGGCGAGAAGAGGAATTAATTTCTGGGTCAAAAAGAAAACGCCTTTAAAATGCACATTCATCAAACTGTCAAACTGTTCTTCGTTTGTGCTTGCAATCGGTGCATGCAAACCGAAGCCTGCATTGTTAACAAGAAAATCGAAATCATTTCGATCCCATTTTACCATTAACACTTCCGATATCTGTGACACAAAAGCATCGAATGAGGAAACAAGGCCGGCGTCAAGCTGCAAAGCATGAGCTATGCCGCCATTGCTTTCTATTGCCTTAACAACCGAATCCGCTTCGTCTTTTTGCGTGTGATAAGTGAGAATCACGTCAATTCCTTTTTCCGATAAAGCCAGAGCTGAATTTCTTCCAAGGCCGCGACTTCCGCCCGTTACCAATGCGATTTTTTTGGTGGTTTGCATCCTATAACTCTCCTTGTAAAACGGATTAACCGCTTGAAATTGAAAATTCAGAGGTTTAAAGTGAGATTAGCACTTCGAGATAACTCTAAGTCAATAGAAAGAGGTAAAACGATGAATTATACCATTAGTGATGTTGCCAGAATTTTCAATCTTTCGGTGCATACCTTGCGTTTTTATGATAAAGAAGGGCTTTTCCCATTTATTTCACGAAACAAATCCGGGAACAGGGTGTTCACTGCCTGGGATCTGGATTGGATCGCGTTGATTTGCTGCCTGAAAAATACCGGCATGCAAATCAAAGATATTAAGCAATATTGTGATTGGGCCAAGGAAGGCAGTATAACAGGAGAAATCCGAAAAGAATTGTTCAATAAGCATCGAACAACCGTATTAAAACAAATCGAGGATTTAAACAAAAATCTGGAACTCATTGATACGAAAATTGCTTTTTACGAAAATCCCGAGAATGACCAATTGATGGACCAGCTTGCCCGGAAAGTTGCAGGAGATAATATGTATCCTTTGACGCCGCAACCCCGATATCCTGATCACATATCTTAGAATGTCTTTGGACAAAAAAGCTGACTTCGGAGTGTCAACCGAAGTCAGCTTCTTTACTTATAAACTCGTGATACCACTTTCTAAGCTGATTAATTTGGGCCTGATGATAGCGGCTATGGTCAGCCATGTGCCATAGTCCCCAGCGTATGGTTGCTTGCTTTTCATTTTCATGTCCAAAGGTGACGACTTTATCCAGATCGGCATCTGTTAATTGTGTACATGCGTCCTTCAACATTTTTACTACACCTTCATATTCCGACATAAGTGTGTTCAAAGACTTCCCTTTGACCATCGGAAGCCTATTATTTGCATCTATCATGGGTCCATATTGCTCTATTAAAGAATGAGGAAGCGGTTGTCCTTTGATTCTATATACCCAATTAAGATCAACATACATGATATGTTTTATTAACTGAGCGGTGCTATTAAAGCTGTTGTTTGGACCCTTGTAATCTACTTCTTCCTGCGACATGCCATCAGTGATTAATTGCAGTCGTTGGCTGTTCTCTTCCACGGCGGAATATAATATTCCCACAATAGGTGACATATCTGCCTCACCCCGCAAATCATAAAGCATCCTAGCTCATCCTCCCTCGCTATATTATTGTTCACATTTAATATTAGTTTACATGATGTTTAATCCAATGATAATACTTCCCCCAATTAATAGCATACGCTGACTTGTCCCTCTGCCAGATCATAGTACGATTTGAGCCCGATTTGCACAGGAAAAAATTTACCTGTATACGAACGCGCATTCTCGTCATATAATAATCACGAACTAACGTTCGTATTGAAGGGGTGAACAGAATGGAGCGGACGATTTTTCTCGTTGACGGTCAATCGTTTTACGCTTCTGTTGAAAAAGCGGGGCGGCCGGACCTGCGCGATAAGCCGATAGCCGTCGGCGACCCGGAAAGAAAGGGCGGTATCATTCTTGCCGCCTGTCCAATCGCGAAGGCTAACGGTGTTACTACGGCCTCACGTGTAGGGGAGGCGCTCGATAAGTGTCCGGATCTTATCGTCGTGCGTCCGCGCATGCAAACGTATATAAGCATTTCGCTGTTTATCTCTGAAATCTTCGCGTCATTTACTGACCAGGTCGAGCCATATTCGATCGATGAGCAGTTTCTCGATGTAACCGGCTCCGTTAAATACTTCGGTTCACCTCGCGAAATCGCGCGACAGATACAAGAGCGTGTATTAATCTCGACAGGCGTATGGTCGCGCGTTGGGATTGGACCGACGAAGATATTAGCGAAAATGGCGACGGACAACTTCGCCAAAAAGCGGCCCGACGGCATTTTCGAGCTTAATCAGGACAATATCGAGGCGGTGCTTTGGCCGCTGCCCGTACACCAAATGTTTATGGTCGCCAGCCGGATGACCAATCATTTTTTGCGGATGGGCCTCAGCACAATCGGAGACATCGCGCGGCTTGATTTCGGTGATTTCAAAGCGAAGATGCGGCGGCGGATGGGGCGTCAGAGCGATATACAAGCGGGCTACTACTGGCAGACTGCACGCGGTATCGATCCTTCGCCTGTCGTAACCGGTATTCGGTCTCAGATAAAAAATATCAGTCATGGAAAAACGTTGCGATGGCGGTTATATACAAAGCTTAAGGATATTGAAGTCGTGTTATTAGAACTCGTCGTTGAAGTTTGTCAGCGTGCGCGCGGCTACGGTTATCAAGGCCGAGTCGTATCGGTTGGCGCTGGGGAAACGGACGGGGAACGGTCGGCGGGATTCAGCCGACAAATGACGCTGCATCAACCGACATCCTTAACGCACGAAGTCGCGGCGGCCGCGCTTAAACTCTTCACGAAGCATTGGAGCGGAATGCCGATCAGCCATCTTAGCGTCACCTTGTCTCAGCTATCGGAGGATAACGTCATTCAGTTGACTCTATTCGAAGACCGGTCCCGCGTGTATCGCAAAGAAAGCGCGATAGACGAGATTAAACGAAGGTTCGGAACCAATGCTGTTATGCGAGCTTCATCCTTGCTGGAGGCGGGAGTAGCGCGAGAGAGAGCGGAGCAAATTGGAGGCCACTTTAAATGAGCAAATTGGACGGGAATGAACGCTGGAAGACGAAAATGCTGCTGACGGAGCATGCGGAACAGTACAATTCGAAGCCTGATACTGCTCGGAAAGTTATGACGACTGAGGAACGTATTATGGTACGTGACTATATCCTTCTGCCGCATATGGAGAAGATGATTCAACGCAGCATCTCCGACGTTGAAAATTCGAACAACATTTTAAAACGTCTTTATTTCGCTGCCGGGAGCAAAGTATTGTTGATGATTTCGGAGGATTTTTATAAGCTGCGCGGCGAGCTGAGGAAAAGAAATATCCGAGTGGTGGCCGATGAACAGGAGGAGATGGTTGTTTATCATCGCTGCTTCTGCCGCGGTTACGAGGAGAAATTCGGGATGACCCGGGATGTTATGCGCTCGGAAATCAGCGTCCAGCTGACGAAGTATATCGCGGAGCTGCTTGCGCGGTTGAAGGCAAAGGAGATGAAGTGACCCGTGACAATTATTTCGAATTCCCTCCACTCCGCAATTTCACCATAAACATGGTACTTAACTGAACAAAAATTGGGAGCAAGTTATTTTATGAGCGCGCGCTTGTAATGCGTTATCCTACCCGTTAACGAACGAAGGCTGCCGACAATTTCAGCGGCAGCTTCGTATTATATAAGCTCTTGTCTTCCGACCGTTTCGGAAACAGAACCATTTCTCTATACATATTCGATCATCCCTTTTTCCTTTAGCATATCGACGATCTCCTTGACAGACTGTGCTTTATATTTGGGACAGATCAATAATGCATCCCCTGTGTCCGCGATGATTAAACCGTCTATGCCTATTGTTGTAATCAGTCTGCCGTTTCCATATATGATCGAATTTCGCGTATCGATGCCCATGTAATTCGCTTTTACAATATTACCTGACTCATCCGGAGGGAAAATCGCTCCAAGAGCATCCCAGCTGCCGATATCATTCCAGCCAAAATTACCAGGCAGGACAACGACTTCATCGCAGCGTTCAAGTATCCCGTAGTCAATAGAAATATATTGCAGCATCGGATAAATCTTATTTATCATATCCTCTTCCGATTCGGTTCCCAGGTGATCTCTGAGCGGAAGCATCGTTTTATAAAGTCTGGGCAGATAACGTTTGAAGTTTTCGATGATGACAGACGTTTTCCAAATAAATATACCGCTGTTCCACAAATAATGTCCGGAGGATAAATAAGCTTGCGCTTTTTGAAAATTTGGTTTTTCTACAAACTCATCTACTTCATAGATGGGACAAGGACTTGTCGTATATGGCACATTATCATAGGAAATATATCCATAGCCTGTAGAAGGAAACGTCGGTTTGATTCCGATGGTTACGATCTTGTCTGTATCCATTGCCGCCGTACAGGCTTCGTTCAGCGTTTGCCGGAATTGGTTCTCATCGGTAATGTAATGATCGGATGGCAGTACAACCATCAAGGAATCGCCGTGTAATTTTTCAATAAAGAAGGCCGCAAAAAGAATGCTTGCAGCGGTGTTTCGAGCTACGGGTTCGATCAATATGTTACCTTTCAAGACACTTCTGTGCATGATACTCTCAAGCAATGCGGCTTGCGACCGATTCGTAACGATTACCGTATTTTCTTGAGGGATGATCCCTTTGAACCTCTCGATGGTATCATTTAACATAATATCGTTACCGCTAATATTAAGAAGCTGCTTCGGTGTTTCCTCTCTGGATAGCGGCCAGAACCGAGTACCGCCCCCGCCTGCAAGTATAGTTGCGAATTTATTCATGATGCATGACCAGTCGGGCAATAGAGTAAGAAATTATACTCTCCGAGCCTTGGTTCAGGTTCAAGCCTGTCGAATGAATGCCATCATAGCAGCCGCCGGTTTGCGGATCTATCAAAGAGAGATTCAACGAATTATGGCCTAAATACCATTCGTAACACAGAGCTGCCCGTTTCAGATAGGTGGGATCTTCGAGTACGGTATAAGCCTCCTTACAGGCCAGCAGCATTTCGCATGCTTCTATGGGCTGCTCATCATAAAGCGCGGCGTCGCCACCGCGAAGCTGCCAGCCATGACTGCCGATAGGCTTGAAATAACCTTCCGGGGAAAAGGTCTTCGATATCAGAAAATCAAGGCTTTCCTTTGCGGCCTTCTTCAGTTCGTCTCTGCCTGAAATACGGGCGGCTTTGAATAACGCCCAAGGAAGCATTGCATTGCCGTAGGTCAAGCTGTCCTCAAACCAATTCCAGCCGCCGCTTTTATTCCGAATATATTGGTTTTGCAAACGTGAAGCCATATGATCTATTAAGCTCGAGATGGTGTTCCGCGGCAGAAATTCCGCCGATTCCTTACTGCTTTCAATATGTGGATACGGAAACGAGTAGGCTAACGCATGTGGGGTTTCCAGCAGGAAGCTCAGCCCTACAATTGCATAGGCTTGTGCTCGCGGAGAGCCCAGCGCTTGTACCTGCGGAATTGCCTGATTAATCATGTAGCGGCAGGTGTTTTGTAAGTTGTCCGGTACGATAGAATGAGAGAGCGTAAAGCCGAGTGCCCAAAGGGTGCGTCCTTGACAATCTTCGGAGCCTCTATCTTCTAAAAAAAGACGGTTATAATCCATGAAATTTCTAAAGCTTCCATCCGGATTCTGAGAGTGATAGATGAACGAAGTGTAAGTTTGTATAAGGCCCAGCGCTTGTGAATTTCTACCGGTGCTGTACATTAGCACAGCGGCAATTAATGCCCGTGCATTATCGTCTGTCGTATATCCTCTCGTACGATCGGGAACACCGAATTTAGTATGCTGAAAGATTCCTGTATCATCTGTAAGCCTGTGCATATAATCGGTCTGTAAGTGAGCAATGGTTTGCACCTTCATTAAATCACACTCCTCTTCGATAAATGATCTATGCTTTCATGAAAGACAGCTGCATACCGTTTGGCGATTTCGCCCCACATCATTGTTTGCCCAAGGGCGAGTGTTCGAGCTTCCATTTCCTTGACCAGTGACGGGTTCCCAAGCAGCTTAAGTATGCATGCTTCCAAAGAGGAAGAGTTACGGAAATCCGCAAGCAAGCCTCTGCCGCCTGCGAGCATTTCCTCTGCATAACGGTAAGGAGTCGAAACAATGACTCTTCCATAACCGATACCGTAAGCCAAGGTTCCGCTAACCGCTTGATCCTTTCCCAAATAAGGGGTCATGTAAATGTCGGACATAACAAGGGATTCAATTACTTCTTCCTGAGATAACAGTTTATCGACAAATAGAATGTTATCAGCCAAACCGAATTTTCTTATAAGTTCCGTCAGCTTCTGTCTATACACTTCACCTGTTTCCCGTTTGACTACGGGATGTGTCTTTCCCCATATGATATATAGTGAGTCCGGGTGCTGTTCTACAACTCCCCGCATTGCCTCTATGCCGTATTCAATTCCTTTACCCGGACTTAAAAAACCGAAGGTTGAAAGGATCCTCCGGTCTGCAAATCCATATTCTTCTTTAAGCTTTGTTCTTGACTTCGTTCTAACAAATGGTACGCCATGATGAATGAACGTGATTTTGTTTATATCTATTCCATAAATTGAATTCAGGTCTATTACGGTAGACTGACTCATTGTTACGACTTTAACGCTTAATTCTGCAATCCGGTTCATTATATGGCGCTGTTTAGGGCTGGGCTTTGTTAATACGGTGTGAAAGATGACAACATACGGGATTTTCAATCTCTCGACAAAGGGAATAAGAAATTCGCCGCTTTCACCACCATAAATCCCGAATTCATGCTGGATAACGAGGAGGTTAACGCTTGAGAGATTCAGATGATCGGCAGCATCCAAATAATCCGACAACCTCTGTTGATCGATTTGCATCACAACTTGCTCCTGATAGTTGTACGACTCCTTGTTGTTTACCGCAATAATGCGAGGTATGTTAAAGCCTTGTTTCTGAGCGAATTGATCCAATAAGTCTTGTGTGAATGTGGCAATGCCACATTCTCTTGGCAGGCTGGTTCCTAAAAAGACGATATTCCGATTACTGCTGGTATTCTTCAAGTTAGTACCTCCCATTAACGTTTCATATTATTTGGGAATAAAAAAAGAAAATAAAGAGACCTTTATTTTCTGAAATAAATCAACCGCTGTTCAATTTTCTAAAAAATATTCTATATCTTTCCATGATCACAGTTTACCATGACCATTTTTTCTTGTCAAATTATTGACTCTCCACATTGATCGATATATATTGTTGTAGGAGGTGCTGGAAATGTCAGCCATACGAAGCAACTTGAAAGAGGTCATGGAAAACCATGATCCTGGTTTATCAATCCGTAAACTTGCCAAAGATGTTAATTATCACTTTGATTCCATTCGAAGAATGTATAAGGATGAGATGGTTCAGTATCCGCGAGATCTGCTTCTTAAGCTCTGTATATATTTTAAGGTACAGCCTGGGCAGCTCATTGTAATCGATGAGATTGAACGAAGTGAATGTACCACATATGAATCGAATGAGCATCAGGGGGACAAGAATGATAGTTGAAGGAACAGAGGCTGAGACTTGCGAACAACTGCTGGTTAAATTTCGTGCTGCTCCTCGAGCAGCTAAAGTGGAAAAGTTAATGTTCTCGGGTGTCGGCAAACGTGATGTTTATAATATAACTGCGCCTTTCAACTATGATGGGGAAGAAGTTATCGTGGGAAGGGTTGAGGAACGCGACAGTGAGTTTTCGCAAGTGTTCTTCTTTACGCAAACAGACGAAGTTTGGAATCCGAGAGTGCATACACACACCTATAATTTGCAGGATCCTTTCATAACCATGATTAAGGGAGAGCTGATTTTTGGTGGTGTTGAAGTCATCACTGCAGCCGATAATTCCAATAAAATCGTTTCTTGGGTTACTCAATTTTACCGGGGGCTCAGTATCGATTCTCTATGTCACTTCTCCTCCGGTCCCGGCACAATGAAGGATATTCGATTAATTGAACTAGCCGACGGCAGAATCGGTGTTTTTACCAGACCGCAAGGAATTAGGGGCGGAAGAGGGCAAATTGGATTTACAATTATCCGTTCTTTGGAGGAGCTTGATGAACAAACCTTTATCGATGCGGATATAATTCAAGACCAATTTGTCGCTGAAGAATGGGGAGGCGCGAACGAGGCGCATTTATTGAAAAATGGTCTTGTTGGTGTCCTGGGACATATCGCTTGTTTCGATAACCAAAAGAATAAGCATTACTACTCTATGGTTTTTTCAATAAATCCCGAGACATGTGAGAAAACGCCCATTAAAATCATAGCGGCGAGAAGCGATTTTCCGGAAGGACCCGAGAAACGGCCTGACCTTGAAGATGTAATATTCAGCGGCGGGCTTATACGGTTAAATAATGGCCGGGCAATGCTTTCAGTAGGGGTTAGTGACGCCGAAGCTTATCGAATTGAGATTCCGGATCCTTTTATAGAGTATGAATAGTGTTAAAATCCTGAAAAAAGTCTATCTGGCTGATAGAATAAAAAATTTAATGTTCTTGCTCTCAATTTGACAAGATCTTATGGTCGTGGTATGATCTTAATTGACAAGAAATTATGGTCAAAAGAGAGCAGGAATCAAAATTATGAGTAAAACCATTCAATTAAGCGAACGAGCCGGCACATCAAAGTCCATTATGAAGCAAGGAAGAAAGTTGGGACGAATTCCGGCTGTGTTATATGGGATAGGAAAAACAACGGTTTCAGTCGAAGTGAATGAGAAAGAAGTACTGGAAGTGCTTAGAAAAAATCCGCGAGCCATTCTGCAGGCTGCGATACCGGGTTCGGGTGTTCTTCCGGTACTAATTCAAAACGTGCAACGGGAAACGTTGACCGGCAAGCTGGTTCATATTGACTTTCACCATGTGAACATGAACGAAAGCATGAACAGCATGGTCAAGATTCATTTTTACGGTGAACCAACCGGTGTGAAAGCAGGCGGAGTCCTTCAGGTGGAGATGTATGAAGTCGAGGTTCAATGCATGCCAGATCATCTGCCCTCTTCCATGGAAGTCGATGTGAGCGGACTTGCAATCGGCGATCAACTACTCGTTTCCGATCTGGTCTTCCGGGACGGAATCGAAGTACTGTCTGACCCGAATTCGGTCATGATCCAGATCAAGACCGTTCATGAGGAAGCGCTGGAAT
This is a stretch of genomic DNA from Paenibacillus sp. sptzw28. It encodes these proteins:
- a CDS encoding MerR family transcriptional regulator is translated as MNYTISDVARIFNLSVHTLRFYDKEGLFPFISRNKSGNRVFTAWDLDWIALICCLKNTGMQIKDIKQYCDWAKEGSITGEIRKELFNKHRTTVLKQIEDLNKNLELIDTKIAFYENPENDQLMDQLARKVAGDNMYPLTPQPRYPDHIS
- a CDS encoding mannose-1-phosphate guanylyltransferase, translated to MNKFATILAGGGGTRFWPLSREETPKQLLNISGNDIMLNDTIERFKGIIPQENTVIVTNRSQAALLESIMHRSVLKGNILIEPVARNTAASILFAAFFIEKLHGDSLMVVLPSDHYITDENQFRQTLNEACTAAMDTDKIVTIGIKPTFPSTGYGYISYDNVPYTTSPCPIYEVDEFVEKPNFQKAQAYLSSGHYLWNSGIFIWKTSVIIENFKRYLPRLYKTMLPLRDHLGTESEEDMINKIYPMLQYISIDYGILERCDEVVVLPGNFGWNDIGSWDALGAIFPPDESGNIVKANYMGIDTRNSIIYGNGRLITTIGIDGLIIADTGDALLICPKYKAQSVKEIVDMLKEKGMIEYV
- a CDS encoding glycosyltransferase family 4 protein, translated to MKNTSSNRNIVFLGTSLPRECGIATFTQDLLDQFAQKQGFNIPRIIAVNNKESYNYQEQVVMQIDQQRLSDYLDAADHLNLSSVNLLVIQHEFGIYGGESGEFLIPFVERLKIPYVVIFHTVLTKPSPKQRHIMNRIAELSVKVVTMSQSTVIDLNSIYGIDINKITFIHHGVPFVRTKSRTKLKEEYGFADRRILSTFGFLSPGKGIEYGIEAMRGVVEQHPDSLYIIWGKTHPVVKRETGEVYRQKLTELIRKFGLADNILFVDKLLSQEEVIESLVMSDIYMTPYLGKDQAVSGTLAYGIGYGRVIVSTPYRYAEEMLAGGRGLLADFRNSSSLEACILKLLGNPSLVKEMEARTLALGQTMMWGEIAKRYAAVFHESIDHLSKRSVI
- a CDS encoding RICIN domain-containing protein produces the protein MKKKTKLVFTLMVVLGLCLNIVAVPASAASVTISNNGFQFKDTSSNPIQAHGGGMIKVGSYYYWVGENRDGTNLVALYRSSDLKNWELRANIITKAMGGELATANIERPKIIYNASTSKYVLWMHKENGVDYGEARVAVASSSNIEGPYTYHGSFRPLDYDSRDMTVYNDNGTAYLISSTRVNADLNIYRLTSDFLGVDALVHTLWVGQYREAPAMFKRGSTYFLITSGATGWAPNQAKYATASSIEGTWTNPTNFSNSNTYNSQSAYVIPVEGSSTTSYLYMGDRWAGAWGGAVNTSEYVWLPLTFPTSTTLSMNWYDELTIDTATGAISGSNNQPVNTTSFYKISNRNSAKLLGVTNGSTLDGAQIEQYTDGGWTSQHWQFIDVGGRYYKIKNRNSGKIMDISSGSSADGANNIQYTDNGGLNQQFRIITTGNGYFKIMNVKSRKVLDITDGSTANGADTIQWTDNGGTDQQFSFTSTS
- a CDS encoding SDR family oxidoreductase codes for the protein MQTTKKIALVTGGSRGLGRNSALALSEKGIDVILTYHTQKDEADSVVKAIESNGGIAHALQLDAGLVSSFDAFVSQISEVLMVKWDRNDFDFLVNNAGFGLHAPIASTNEEQFDSLMNVHFKGVFFLTQKLIPLLADGGAIVNVSTGLTRFSIEGFGAYAAMKGAVEILTKYMAKELGPRGIRVNTVAPGAIATDFGGGALKHNQGMKDYISSLTVLGRAGEPDDIGGIVASLCLSEMGWINGQRIEASGGMLL
- a CDS encoding DinB family protein, with product MLYDLRGEADMSPIVGILYSAVEENSQRLQLITDGMSQEEVDYKGPNNSFNSTAQLIKHIMYVDLNWVYRIKGQPLPHSLIEQYGPMIDANNRLPMVKGKSLNTLMSEYEGVVKMLKDACTQLTDADLDKVVTFGHENEKQATIRWGLWHMADHSRYHQAQINQLRKWYHEFISKEADFG
- a CDS encoding helix-turn-helix transcriptional regulator produces the protein MSAIRSNLKEVMENHDPGLSIRKLAKDVNYHFDSIRRMYKDEMVQYPRDLLLKLCIYFKVQPGQLIVIDEIERSECTTYESNEHQGDKNDS
- a CDS encoding glycosyltransferase, giving the protein MKVQTIAHLQTDYMHRLTDDTGIFQHTKFGVPDRTRGYTTDDNARALIAAVLMYSTGRNSQALGLIQTYTSFIYHSQNPDGSFRNFMDYNRLFLEDRGSEDCQGRTLWALGFTLSHSIVPDNLQNTCRYMINQAIPQVQALGSPRAQAYAIVGLSFLLETPHALAYSFPYPHIESSKESAEFLPRNTISSLIDHMASRLQNQYIRNKSGGWNWFEDSLTYGNAMLPWALFKAARISGRDELKKAAKESLDFLISKTFSPEGYFKPIGSHGWQLRGGDAALYDEQPIEACEMLLACKEAYTVLEDPTYLKRAALCYEWYLGHNSLNLSLIDPQTGGCYDGIHSTGLNLNQGSESIISYSIARLVMHHE
- a CDS encoding DNA polymerase IV, which encodes MERTIFLVDGQSFYASVEKAGRPDLRDKPIAVGDPERKGGIILAACPIAKANGVTTASRVGEALDKCPDLIVVRPRMQTYISISLFISEIFASFTDQVEPYSIDEQFLDVTGSVKYFGSPREIARQIQERVLISTGVWSRVGIGPTKILAKMATDNFAKKRPDGIFELNQDNIEAVLWPLPVHQMFMVASRMTNHFLRMGLSTIGDIARLDFGDFKAKMRRRMGRQSDIQAGYYWQTARGIDPSPVVTGIRSQIKNISHGKTLRWRLYTKLKDIEVVLLELVVEVCQRARGYGYQGRVVSVGAGETDGERSAGFSRQMTLHQPTSLTHEVAAAALKLFTKHWSGMPISHLSVTLSQLSEDNVIQLTLFEDRSRVYRKESAIDEIKRRFGTNAVMRASSLLEAGVARERAEQIGGHFK